The nucleotide sequence tagatgcagcatcttgggaaaaggcgatgaattctgaaatagagtctatgtattctaataaggtctgggagcttgtagaaccacctgatggtgtaaaagccgttggatgcaagtggatctacaaaaggaaaagagggacagacgggaaggtagaaaccttcaaagctaggcttgttgcgaaagggtacactaagaaagagggaatcgattatgaggaaaccttttcaccggtagtcatgcttaagtctatccggatactcttatccattactgctcatatggattatgagatttggtaaatggatgtcaagacagctttccttaatggaagtcttgaagagaacatccatatgaagcaaccagaagggttcattgaaaaaggcaaagagcatctagtgtgcaagctcaatcggtccatttatggactgaagcaagcttcaagatcttggaacatccggtttaatgaagtaatccattcatatggatttattcaaagtccggatgagtcttgtgtatataagaagtgtaacggaaacgtggtggtatttcttgtactatacgtagatgatattttgttaattggcaacaatgtcaaggtattatcatacgtaagggtatggttgtccaaacaatttgatatgaaggacttaggagagtgtgcacacattcttgggatcaaagtaataagggatcacaagaaaagaatgttgtgtctgtcccaagcttcatatatagatacaatccttgctcgttttagcatgtaggattccaagaaaggtttcttaccttttaggcatggaatagctctatctaaagagatgtctccaaagacatcaaaggagatagaagacatgaaagcaattccttatgcttcggctgtaggaagccttatgtatgcaatgctatgtatgagacctgatatttgttttgccgtgggcatggtcagcagatatcagagtaaccctggacaaggacattggactgcggtaaagcatatattaaagtacttcactaaggcccttccggcgaaagcttttgatcggcatgtggagggaatgggaatcagatgtatggtagaagatatggcagcttagtcattagtataagtgggagattgttggagtgtatactgaaagcctaagcttttgtaaacatttattttgaataaagaatcacatttggtcaaattatctacatttgtttgtagttgttcaattaatttatattgtagataacatagtatgtggtgtcacatgcaggagatgatgttatcagtactttataaattataaacagtagctcacgaccaaaatggaaatgaacaaaccattagaaggtcgtagtgtaattaggtattagtttatcttgactatataattacactagtacacttagagtgtattgagtaggaccatatgaggtcgtttcttttatactgactttataacactacaagaaaaacccttatagacatcggtggaacaataacggttttaagcaaaaactgatgtctttgagtattttcaccgatttttctaaaaactggtgtctatgagcgcagattttcgctcatagacatcgattttttagctggtgtctatgagcgccttttttttttgttaatagacaccggttttaacagcggtttttaaaacccggtgttaatgaaccaaaaaataataatttaattttttcaccggccaaaatttacaagacttcacaaaattccctccaaacctaaaccaatatcgtgccccttctctcagcataaacctaaacctaaacctaaaccttagcctcatctccctcttccccttccgccGCCTCGCCCTCGAAGATCCCTCCGTCGCCGTCCCCTTCGTCTGCAAGTCCTGGTACCGCGCCTCCctcaaccctagctgctggcgCCGCCTCAACTTCCGCTCCCTCGATTTCTCGCCATCGCCGTCCCCTTTGAACAGTGGGTTCATTTCCTCGTCACATCTCCCTGCCCGATTCCGCCGACCCTTCTCTTCTTTCCATTTTTCCCGAGTCGACAGAGCCACTCGTCGCGCCATTTCGCTGCCTAGCTGAGCTTCGCAGGCGGCGACACAGCTGACGGGGCACAACGCGAGGACGAGTGGAGGCGAGACGAAGAAGAAAGAGGCAAGTGTATCTACCTGTGATAACTCGAAATCCATGAGGTATAGTGGGGTGGAAAACCTATAGAAAGTGAGGATTTGGTATGGATTTCGATTGGTTTTCTTCTGGTAAAGGCTTTGATTGTTCTTCCTGGAGATGTTTTGATTTACTTCTTTTGTAGACGCTTTCGATATGTTTTCCTCTTCTGTGGATGTGTTTGATTGGTTTTTCTTTGTATACGATTCGGGTTGGATTCTTCTCGGTGGGATGTGTTCTTGTTGGAGGTTTCGGTTGAAGGTTACTGCTTGGTTTGCGTATGTTACCCAAAATTGTTTGACAGTGATTTCTGATGTGTTCACAgtaggttttcctagagattttggcTGGTGTtcgatgatttgaggttgagttgtGTTGTGTTTTCCATGATGAACAAGTTGTAGAGAGTTGCACGTTACCTGTTTGTTAGAATGGGTCACAGAGAGGTCAGAAGTGATTCGAGCTTTCCTTGAAGTTTTGGTTCCTAATTGGAGGGTTTCGGAATGATTTAGAGTCGAATTTGTGTCTTCGTGAGAAGTTGATTTGAAATCTTTGGGTAATTTCCACTCAATGAATTTTCCCCTGCAGCATCGTTTACGGATTTCTTTTGATTTGGTTTCTGGTTTAGCTCACTTAGAATGTGATAGCAGATCAGGAAAATTAATGATGCATTGTCAGGACGGGTGGGTGGAAGACCTTTCTGTGCTAAAAATTGATCTTTATCGACGAGTTATCGCTGCAATGAGGAGAGCTGGTGACTACGTATATTCTTGATGTTTATTTGTTCCCATTCTATAACCTCTGCTGGTTCTTAGGCAGTATTTTGTTACTTTCTCCTATAAACATGATGTCTTGAGTTTGTGAGTCAGTGATTATATGCAGCCTTAGCATTTCTTTATCTATGATCATATTTTTTCTCAGGTTTGTTGATAAGTCTGTGCATATGTTTGATCAATGTAACCTAACTTCTGGTGGTGTTGGTGCACCAGTACACAAACTTGATGGTCACAAGGTTGCTGTTCTCTATGTTCAGGCAtgctatattactatattattagCATTGGAATACTTCTGTTAAGTGCTGCTATAACTTACTGTCCTTTTAACTTTATTCCAGTGGTTTCTTGACAAAgcatcaatttttagaagagctgCTGAGGATGGCTTCCTCAATATATGGGATTATGAAGGTATTTGTTTATCTATAATGAAGGTTATGGAAAGTCATTTTCCCATATATTTTTTTGAAGCGAGTCTTTAAAGACAATAGAGGACCACACTCGTCTTCTGTCCATGTGATGATGCCATTCATGCCCAACACTAAAGGCATTTTTTTTGGTGAAATAAGCATCACTGCAATCTTCCATCGCCTCTATTGTCggggttgttaattttaatataattaaccttTATCATGTTAATCGTGATGTGTTTGTCTTAATTATTTGGGCTTAACTATATGGATCTTATCTTAATGAGTGTAGATCTAATGCTTGATCATTAGATCTAATGAGGTATCTGCAGATCTAATGCTTGATCATTTGTCTGTGAGTTCAAGATGACTTTTTTTTTACGCCGATCAGCAATCTGTAGCAATAGCACATAGTTGTATGCAGATCTAATGCTTAGATCATTCCTCTATGAGTTCAAGATTACTTTTTTTTAACACCGATCAGAAATAAATCTACATATTTCCCAGAAAATAGAGAGGTTTCATCTTTCTAAGTGATATGAACTTGTTATCTCTGATAGTTTTTGTGATCATAACATAGACCAAGGAAGAAATCTTCaagaaatgagtttttttttatttaatggatCAGGCAAATAATTGTTTTGATATCTGAAATTGTTTTCTTCTTGTCCAATTGATTTACAtagattttttcttcttttaataattgatAGAAGATTGATTTTTCAAACCTTTGATAATGTGATATTCCATAATGAAACTCATAAAAGAGGAGCACAGAGATTATAGTCTTCATTTCCATGTGTTATTTATGTTTCCTAGTATTGTTATGTTCTTTGGAAATCTCCTTGTAAGAGTTTGCAAAAGTGTTCTGTTTGTCCATCCCTGAAGCCTTGTCCCTTTGAAGCCTAATGTCTAGCAATGGGTTCATCAAGGCCTCATATAATGTCATTGTGCATAAGAGAGATGCAAGTTCTTCTACAGTGTATTTCGATACCTTGCTCAGATACACTAGTTTTGAATAGCATATATAAATTTATGAAGAAATAGTGAAGCAAAATTTGTATAAGCTAAATAGCCTTACCGCGACATCTACATGTGTCAGGATGGGGAACTAATGAGAAGACACTGATCAACATTTTAGCGCATAGAAATGCCACCCAAAGAAAGCAGATTCAGTTGGCTTACGAGGAATTGTACAACGAGAGTCTCACCAAAAAGCTCGAATCAGAACTGAAAGGAAACTTTGAGGTGGTTATTTTTCTCAACCTTTATTGTCCAATGAATGTTTTTATCTGTAGGGGCAACATCATTTGCAGaagctaatattaattatttgaaaattttataaatgtgAAGAGATCGACATGAACTTAGATATGACTTGAACCAATACTATGAATGTAAGTACATAATTAATGGTAGATTGATAGGACTTGTGGCTTGTTATGCGTGATATGCTTATGTACACTATCACATTGTAGCGGTGTATCTGATTATGTTTGATTCTTCAGAAAGCTGTATACCGCTGGAAACATCCACACTTCCAATCAAAACTTGACACTCTTAATTTGATAGCATGTAAACGTTTACAAAAAGCATTAGATGTTTTGTTTCACAAGAGTGAAAACTAGTTGCTTCTACTTAATATGTACATGGTTTATGCATATGGCTTAggtgaaaaggagaaaagaacccacacaaattgggacgaatttagctctgacatagcatgtacagtagcttagggatgaccttaagcaattcacacaaaataaaacacatgaattaaacaacccatattaattgacctgcatcccattaaagaaaatttatatgTTGACTTAAGCAATCCTTATGCAACCATTAATGAGTGTAGCATTCTCTCATTTCATAAGCTTATATGGTTGCTTTATTTGCCTAAAATAAGTTACAAACCAGATgatatgcttttgttacaaaccagatactagttggagactaaatgattgcctaagaagaaaggaattagagattaggagctgcagtgagtagagtggatggataagctatcttaaatggtaaccttaggattaaagtattgattacatttttttaacctgctcaacttcctctaaatatctaacacattgatactcgaatttaacctaacctattaagataaatgggtaatcaaacctaaagggtacccattaccatatttagctataccaatgaatttcaagttcaactagaagtaagagtgagtgtcaatatgcctgtgggtacctcaagaatagggaactctttgtttttatgatttaacccctcttcattattttactcacctcttttgtttttacctatattcatgtttttcattaatcaaatagagacccctaactacattatttaggctacaagctcgacctctaccacatggctatagggaggaaatgatcatgttgatccctaatcttatccctagccgatcattaaacattaaatgtgtgggaatttactagaatctactcctacatgaagcaaatgaataaaaactacaagtaaagtttacctaccctgttatgacttcagaagaacatgctgaattttccatgtatgctggcctttaatatagagggctacaagaggattatatcttaggtcaagacactccaaatccatcataaaccaaagggaaaatagtttctacttagtagaggattgaatggacccaaaaggaagctctaacttgctgttttgggtgctgaactaaggaggcagctgccttcttgccgcattccttgctgctgtggttggtagcagaaatcacagaaaatagggggcttagtgcaggatattcaggataccaagatggcatcagaggtagtacaataaatagtatatctcttcatcagaggtagctttgttcttctatgcttcactagatttgttgtgtagtcatatttctttgttcaaccattatcatgcctagtaagttgttgtatgatgttgtcggttcttatcaatctgtacacttgaattagaaggagcaaattatctatgttatattataagcagcatatactaagtgtcatatatgaaagttttagattctatgttatattcgttatcttgcacagcagcctttaaaaactcagtattctattttatttgatacatgtacacatttgttttagttatttgacatatggtggatttatgtgtttttacagtttacaaatctcaagtactccagagttgaaattgatgaagtgcggttcgagtgggttgaatgcatgctagattacatttgaagtgtggttctaccttgatgtgttaaaagaatgttctaccttgattttgatatctattagctagcttttgatgtaaaaagaatgtttaggtattttatggatactgttgtaagaagattatttatataatttgtgaatatttgtgtattttatggatattattgaatgaagaatatttgtataatttgtgaatatttgtgtatttttttttgttattgtcggtttttcattgtttcggaaatcaaatatgtgctgttaaaaaatatacatattacatcggttttccaccgctgcaaaactggtgttattaactaatattacatcggtcatttgctgctgccaaaactggtgttattaacatacaatattacatcggttttacaccgttgatgaaacgatgtcgttaagtgatattacaccggttaataaccgattcgaagaccggtgttgttaagtgatactacaccggttttaaaccgatgtctaaaatggcagacttttaacatcggcttcatagacatcggtcgaaaatgaaatagacaccggtggaaaaccgatgtctatgaaggtttttgttgtagtgtaaaggaataaagacctcagttattatggaagtgtgtgctcttaatcctaatataatcacaaacacatatatttgatatttatttctttaatttatcaatgggtgagtgatgtgcgtagattatatactcttttatgcatgtttttacgcacatttacatactttgagcatgcttgatctatgcatttttatacttccagctttccttttagcatatttactcttttggttcggagatctgctttttgtgcattttctgtacacaggagtcgatttggtgaagaatctacatttttgggcatgcattggaagaaacgaagggagaaagcaccgggccgtgtacctcacacggccatgcactgggatggagctcgggccgtgtggagtttggcaccaacagaagaggaagatgacatggccgtgtgaacctcacacggccgtgtcaagatttgaagccaaccagagcagaagccttacatggccgtgtggatctacacggccgtgtgaggtttccagagaccaagcaggctgtggctgtgtgcaccacacggccgtgtagcatttccagagagcagaagggttctggccgtgtgaagtcacacggccgtgcaggtttgggaactggacatggctgtgtgaatcttacacggccgtgtcacggggccgtgtggcgcccgattccctcctctatttaaacccttcttcatgaattgaaaggggatctccccccccttgggagaaagcaagatttggtggtttcctcccattcttgggaggatttctgggcgattctaagggagatctcgacgatttcgactccggagcgaggattggatccgaagacaaggcttcttcgtagataagttttctctttccccctcttcttgttttcttggattggggattcaaggaatgcttgtaatctctatttcttcggattttcttcctcgattcatggagtagatcttgtattctaggattaagggagtatttgtatgatggattgatgtaatctcttatggatttgccattttcttgtttcaatgacattatcttgcttgtatcaattagatcttgaatgattgatggtgatttgtacttaattctcattcttgattgattgtttggatttcttatggacttggtaaggataaactctcactcgatcatccacgtgacaggtgcaagcccgtgtaaggacgtttgagagataatcttgaagaggaaataggaatattcaagagagaaggatggattctatgattagcttcttgtatctttataaattaataagttgtgggcttctatgttgatatccgaggaaggcatagtaataggtgcgcttctgtgtaaggacaacgtaggttcatgtctaattaatcctatttagatacatttctcagtccttagccggttgtctattgcaagagggaaccgacaactttctacatgtttggcaattgaggaataagaattggtgaaccatttacattcaagaaatcttacaaagaaaccgaaactcctagaatctccctttatcataacccaaaacactaaactcttgtttgttgatctctaatattagatttgtttacctttactttgcttttgaaacgattggatagttgtttagctaattcgcattgaaacatttctagtgcttattccagtccctgtggatacgataatcttttatattacttgcgacatttccgtacacttgcggagagtaacaagtttttggcgccgttgccggggactgcgctataacattaggaattatcaattgagctagactaaacataacatttgttttcctttcatattgcatagttgtaactaatcattagatttctgtttttttactttcttgtataactttcacttcttgctAATTCTttgtgtacaaattcaattctgcatttttgattcttttatttttcttttttgttgaaTTGTCAATtgttatcttgttcttgtgtatgcgaagatctaactttgcaggggaattctttccttttgaccctgagattgacagaactttccataaaagaagaattctgcaaaggcaaattgaagaacaagaacatttgaacatggcaaatagaccactcaaggactatgcagcaccctatgcaagaggtttccgatctagtatttcaagaccttcagtggaggctaataactttgagatcaaacccgcaatcatatctatggtgcaacagaaccaatttggtggaggacctcatgaagaccccaatcaacatttagaggtcttttatgaaatatgtgggaccatgaaaatgaatggagttccttcagatgcagttagattactgttatttgggttttctctaagagatacggcaaagcaatggctgaattctttggcccctaatagcatcaccacttgggagtagtgcgagcaacagtttcttgataagttctacccaccaagcaaaacagctcatatgaggaatttaattgcaagcttcaagcaaactgactcagaatctctttttgaagcatgggatagatataatagtatgctcagacaatgcccacatcatgggttggaaagatggttagtgttgcacactttttataatggtatcaattatcataccaaagtgtcccttgattcagctgctggaggggcacttatgaataaaagcttagatgaagccgaagaaatcattgaaagtgtagcacaaaatcatcatcaatgggcaaatgaaagaagtggtggctactcctctgtaaacccaacaattaaagcatcagggaagtttgatgtagatgcagtcactcttttgtctgcaaaattggatgctcttacaaagaaatttgagaatatggggactagtgctaatatggtcaatgctattagtacatcttgtgaagtatgtgggagttcagagcatttaaatgactcatgtccattgggagctatcactgcacaaatcaatcaacttgaacaatgcgatgcaatcatgagttacaatcaaaggcagaacaacccatactcaaatacttataaccctggatggaagagtcatccaaatttttcttacagaaataatcaagatcaaggaccatctatgggggcaagaccaaattttcaagctgggcaacaaaattttcaacatctatcttctcaaggcttaccaaagtcaaatgttgaaaagatgcttgaagaaattatctcaaatcagaatgaaatgaagcaagatttagcaaagctcattcagagaatggataattctgaaaagcatcaaaagatccaggatagtcaaattgcccaactagcttcctcatcatccagagcaccaggacagcttccaggaaaacctgatgtgaatcctatggagcattgcaataggattgagcttaggagcggacggaccttgggagactcccaagtgactgcttcaaaagggaaacaaaaagaagaagagctctctcctcctataccgaatcagattcaagctaatgaggagagtaccattgaggttgaagagactcttccactgaaccatcagagcaaagctgtcccttttcctcagagacttacaatgctcaagaaggatgaagaatttggcaagtttctagaaaaggttaaggaaatttgtgtagaggtacctcttattgatgttattctacaaatgcctagatttgccaaatttctgaaggatctcatgtcaaataagagaagaagaggagaggtcaagaccattgcgcttagtgaggaatgtagtgctatttttgagaagaacacttctccaaaactgaaggacccagggagcttttatattccttgcaacataggaaaagaattttttgaaaaagctttttgtgatttgggggcgagtgttagcctcattccctatttaatttgtaataaattaggtctcaaaaacattaaacttactaccatggcacttcaacttgtcgatcattcctgcaggtaccctttgggtattatagaggatgtgccggtagaggtggatgggaatgtaattcccacagattttgtcgtgttgg is from Zingiber officinale cultivar Zhangliang chromosome 7B, Zo_v1.1, whole genome shotgun sequence and encodes:
- the LOC122003681 gene encoding WD-40 repeat-containing protein MSI4-like, whose translation is MIIFFLRFVDKSVHMFDQCNLTSGGVGAPVHKLDGHKVAVLYVQWFLDKASIFRRAAEDGFLNIWDYEVYKSQVLQS